One region of Culex pipiens pallens isolate TS chromosome 2, TS_CPP_V2, whole genome shotgun sequence genomic DNA includes:
- the LOC120420598 gene encoding eukaryotic translation initiation factor 4E-binding protein, whose amino-acid sequence MSASPIARQAAMTIPSRKVLIHDASDLPDLYSSTPGGTLYSTTPGGTRIVYERAFLMNLKNSPLARTPPTNLNNLPHNILRNSPTANRQQQHVPQAKKQPNAQPKFDEHQEQFDMDL is encoded by the exons atgtcAGCATCACCGATTGCACGCCAAGCCGCGATGACCATTCCGTCCCGGAAGGTCCTCATCCATGACGCCTCCGACCTGCCAGATCTGTACTCGTCCACCCCCGGAGGAACCCTCTACTCGACCACTCCAGGAG GCACCCGCATCGTCTACGAACGGGCCTTCCTGATGAATCTGAAGAACTCGCCGCTCGCGCGCACGCCGCCGACCAACCTGAACAATCTACCTCACAACATCCTGCGGAACAGCCCGACCGCAAACCGCCAGCAGCAGCATGTTCCGCAGGCTAAAAAGCAACCGAACGCGCAGCCCAAGTTCGACGAGCACCAGGAACAGTTCGACATGGACCTGTAG